One Gimesia aquarii DNA segment encodes these proteins:
- the cls gene encoding cardiolipin synthase, whose translation MFHYLLLHPSNIILIFHPLLAIAVSIRVIMKRPATGVALAWLVLIAAVPFGGVLIYLLIGEHRIGRGRTRAIERLRTDYQKIADIAIQKGATDVDWSRHAFTARGMNKLGETIMGSRTVCGSELQLISDTQVILEKITEDVDAAQKSVLMEFYIWNAGGLADQVMEAVIRAAKRGVSCRLLIDALGARPWWKGKQPQQLREAGVKLLPALPVGIFRTFVGRTDLRIHRKIIVIDGEVAWTGSANLVDPRFFKQGAGVGQWVDAMVRLKGTVVIPMGAIMIGDWMLETGESINDIAEDAGLHFVDPYGPADVQVVPSGPGESGDGLLQMLLALINAAQDELVLTTPYLVPDESLLRAIIGAAGRGVKVLLIVPEKVDSLLTRYASRSYFDELLRVGVKIYLYQGGLLHTKSVMADGAISMFGTANLDMRSLWLNYEVSLFVYEPEFANELRSLQQTYIDDSRRLDSAEWKTRSFKERLLENTLRLVSPLL comes from the coding sequence ATGTTTCATTATTTGTTATTACATCCTTCAAACATCATCTTAATTTTCCACCCGTTACTTGCGATCGCAGTCTCGATTCGTGTCATCATGAAGCGTCCTGCCACTGGTGTCGCCCTGGCGTGGTTGGTGCTGATTGCAGCGGTGCCATTCGGAGGCGTACTAATCTATTTACTGATTGGGGAACATCGGATCGGCCGCGGTCGTACACGTGCCATCGAACGTCTGCGTACCGACTATCAAAAAATAGCGGATATCGCCATTCAAAAAGGTGCCACTGACGTCGACTGGTCTCGTCATGCTTTCACAGCACGCGGCATGAACAAACTCGGCGAAACGATCATGGGCAGTCGCACCGTCTGTGGGAGTGAATTACAACTGATTTCCGATACACAAGTGATTTTAGAAAAGATCACAGAGGATGTAGACGCAGCACAGAAAAGTGTGCTGATGGAATTTTACATCTGGAATGCAGGCGGACTGGCTGATCAGGTCATGGAGGCTGTCATTCGTGCTGCAAAGCGTGGAGTTTCCTGTCGTCTCCTGATTGATGCACTTGGTGCCCGTCCCTGGTGGAAGGGTAAACAACCTCAACAACTTCGGGAAGCCGGTGTTAAGCTCTTACCTGCCTTGCCTGTTGGCATCTTCCGTACGTTCGTAGGACGCACCGACCTGCGAATTCACCGAAAAATCATCGTCATTGATGGTGAAGTCGCATGGACCGGTAGTGCCAACCTCGTGGATCCACGTTTCTTTAAACAGGGAGCGGGAGTAGGACAGTGGGTTGACGCAATGGTCCGCCTGAAAGGGACGGTGGTCATTCCAATGGGGGCTATTATGATTGGTGACTGGATGCTCGAAACGGGAGAATCAATCAATGACATTGCTGAAGATGCAGGTCTTCACTTCGTCGATCCATATGGTCCAGCAGACGTCCAGGTTGTTCCCTCAGGTCCGGGTGAAAGTGGTGATGGGCTGCTGCAAATGTTACTGGCCCTGATTAATGCAGCGCAAGATGAGCTGGTGCTTACCACACCGTATCTGGTGCCTGATGAATCGTTACTCAGAGCAATCATTGGGGCGGCGGGACGGGGGGTTAAAGTGCTGTTAATTGTCCCTGAGAAAGTAGACTCATTATTGACACGCTACGCGAGTCGTTCTTACTTCGATGAACTACTCAGAGTCGGTGTAAAGATCTATCTTTATCAGGGAGGGTTATTACATACCAAATCAGTCATGGCCGATGGAGCGATTTCGATGTTTGGCACGGCGAATCTTGATATGCGTAGTCTGTGGCTGAATTATGAAGTGTCACTCTTTGTCTACGAGCCAGAATTTGCGAACGAATTACGTTCTTTGCAACAAACCTATATTGATGATTCAAGACGGCTGGACTCTGCTGAATGGAAAACCAGATCGTTTAAAGAACGGTTATTAGAAAATACCCTGCGGCTGGTGAGCCCCCTGCTGTAA
- the rplT gene encoding 50S ribosomal protein L20, translating into MRVRKGAARRRAKKRLFKEASGNFGGRGSLLRTVKETVVRSRVYAYRDRRVRKREFRALWITRITAACRERGINYSQFINGLTKAGITLNRKSLSELAISQPQVFDEIVKAAQAALAA; encoded by the coding sequence ATGAGAGTTCGAAAAGGTGCAGCGCGACGCAGAGCAAAAAAGCGTCTGTTTAAAGAAGCAAGTGGTAATTTTGGCGGTCGTGGTAGCTTATTGCGGACCGTAAAAGAAACGGTGGTTCGATCTCGCGTTTATGCATATCGAGACCGTCGAGTGCGAAAGCGTGAGTTTCGGGCGCTGTGGATTACTCGAATTACTGCCGCCTGTCGCGAGCGAGGCATCAATTATTCGCAGTTCATCAATGGATTAACGAAGGCAGGGATTACTTTGAATCGAAAGTCTCTTAGCGAGCTTGCCATTTCTCAGCCACAGGTATTTGATGAAATCGTGAAAGCCGCTCAAGCAGCATTGGCAGCTTGA
- the rpmI gene encoding 50S ribosomal protein L35, translating to MPKQKTHKGMKKRFKITASGKAKHRKAFRGHILSKKSPKRKIRLRGDGVVTGAEAKIILNALRPGS from the coding sequence ATGCCCAAGCAAAAGACACATAAAGGAATGAAGAAGCGGTTTAAGATTACTGCTTCCGGTAAAGCCAAGCACAGAAAAGCGTTTCGCGGTCATATTCTAAGCAAAAAAAGTCCCAAGCGAAAAATCAGACTTCGTGGTGATGGAGTTGTGACCGGAGCGGAAGCAAAGATTATTCTGAACGCGTTGCGTCCCGGTTCATAG
- the fliM gene encoding flagellar motor switch protein FliM yields MADVLSQNEVESLLSALDPTASSAGGGGTSRPATRNADFNSQISIYDFKRPERVSKEQMRAFRALHESFSREFGAALSGMLRSIIEVKLISVDQLTYSEFVFSLENPTCFNLLESETLEGHIILDISPSIIFPIIDRLLGGNSNSQGSYPNRPLTEIEIRLVSRITGLAIEGIESAWSNLCDWKLKVSQVESNPQLVQIVPPNEVIVLISFEVTMGETRGIINLCIPFNTIEPLSNKLTSDTWSAYKKKSPDLRQQLSLETSVTQSKIHMKVDLDNSKLTTGEVLNLSVGDVIMCNKGSSQSLTVELEGAPVFTAYPGVYKGHKAISIEKMLAVPKDIIEEKVKKAGGLPLEESQSH; encoded by the coding sequence ATGGCAGATGTACTAAGTCAAAATGAAGTCGAGTCATTATTGTCGGCTTTGGACCCTACAGCGAGTAGTGCTGGTGGGGGGGGGACTAGTCGTCCCGCAACTCGCAATGCAGACTTCAATTCCCAAATCAGTATTTATGATTTCAAGCGCCCGGAACGCGTCAGTAAAGAACAGATGCGGGCTTTTCGTGCGCTGCATGAAAGCTTTAGCCGTGAGTTTGGAGCTGCACTCAGTGGGATGCTGAGATCGATTATTGAAGTCAAATTGATTAGTGTAGACCAGCTGACCTACAGTGAATTCGTTTTCAGTCTTGAAAATCCGACCTGTTTCAATCTACTTGAATCGGAAACTCTTGAGGGACACATCATTTTGGATATTAGTCCTTCCATTATTTTCCCGATCATAGACCGTCTTCTGGGAGGTAATAGTAATTCGCAAGGTTCCTATCCCAATCGGCCATTGACTGAAATAGAGATACGTCTCGTGTCACGCATCACAGGTCTGGCCATTGAAGGGATTGAATCTGCCTGGAGTAACCTCTGTGATTGGAAACTGAAAGTTTCTCAAGTGGAAAGTAATCCACAACTGGTTCAGATTGTGCCTCCCAACGAAGTGATTGTGTTGATTTCTTTTGAAGTCACAATGGGGGAAACACGTGGGATTATCAACCTTTGTATTCCCTTCAATACCATTGAACCACTTTCTAATAAGCTGACATCAGATACCTGGTCTGCTTATAAGAAGAAATCTCCTGACTTACGGCAGCAGTTGAGCTTGGAAACCAGTGTGACCCAATCAAAGATTCATATGAAAGTGGATTTAGATAATAGTAAACTGACGACAGGAGAAGTTTTAAATTTGTCAGTAGGTGACGTGATTATGTGTAATAAAGGGAGTTCGCAATCTTTGACTGTTGAATTGGAAGGTGCTCCTGTTTTCACCGCTTATCCTGGAGTCTATAAGGGGCATAAAGCGATCAGCATCGAAAAAATGTTGGCTGTCCCCAAGGATATCATTGAAGAAAAAGTCAAAAAAGCGGGGGGATTACCACTAGAAGAAAGCCAGTCACACTAG
- a CDS encoding glutamate-5-semialdehyde dehydrogenase produces the protein MTEFDLPHYTQQLAHQARDASRKLVSANGNQKNDWLCRMIELIRERTPELLEANEKDLKQAPEYGLTEASIDRLKLTDARLQGIVTALQEITALPNPIGEIIGSNMRPNGLLVTQVRVPLGVVFFIYESRPNVTIDAAALCVKSGNAVILRGGKEAFHSNMALYGLLQQGLKDVGLPEQSVQLVETTDREAVGHFLKLGNLIDVTIPRGGKGLIERVAKDAMMPVIKHFDGVCHVYLDEAADSELAVSITVNSKCQRPGVCNAAESLLVHADIAKTIFPQVAAALVKQGVELRCCPRSMELINDGQLATDDDYATEYGAMIMSVKIVDSMDAAIQHIHQYGSGHTESIVTTNLAAAEKFTTEVDSAAVIVNASTRFNDGGEFGLGAEIGISTDKFHARGPCGLNELTSYKYVAHGAGQIKQ, from the coding sequence ATGACTGAATTCGACTTGCCTCATTACACGCAACAACTGGCTCATCAGGCGCGCGACGCCTCCCGAAAGTTAGTGTCAGCAAACGGAAACCAGAAAAACGACTGGTTGTGCCGGATGATCGAGCTGATTCGGGAGAGAACACCTGAACTACTTGAGGCCAATGAAAAGGACTTGAAGCAGGCTCCTGAATACGGTTTGACTGAGGCATCCATCGATCGCCTTAAATTGACTGATGCACGATTGCAGGGAATTGTTACTGCACTCCAGGAGATTACGGCGCTGCCTAATCCGATTGGCGAAATCATTGGTAGTAATATGCGTCCCAACGGATTGCTGGTGACTCAGGTACGGGTTCCGTTGGGGGTGGTCTTCTTTATTTATGAATCAAGACCCAATGTAACGATCGATGCGGCGGCCTTATGTGTCAAAAGTGGAAATGCTGTGATCCTCAGAGGGGGAAAAGAAGCATTTCACAGTAACATGGCCTTGTATGGATTACTACAACAGGGGCTTAAAGATGTGGGGCTTCCCGAGCAGTCAGTTCAGTTGGTTGAAACAACGGACCGTGAAGCTGTTGGTCATTTTCTAAAGCTGGGAAATCTGATTGATGTTACCATTCCCCGAGGTGGTAAGGGATTGATTGAACGTGTTGCCAAGGATGCGATGATGCCTGTGATCAAACACTTCGATGGGGTTTGTCACGTTTATCTTGATGAGGCGGCAGATTCAGAACTGGCGGTGTCGATTACTGTCAACAGCAAGTGTCAACGTCCTGGAGTCTGTAATGCGGCAGAAAGCTTATTGGTTCACGCCGATATCGCGAAAACAATATTCCCTCAGGTGGCAGCTGCTTTGGTAAAGCAAGGGGTAGAACTCAGGTGTTGTCCACGTTCCATGGAATTAATCAATGATGGTCAATTGGCAACCGATGATGACTACGCCACAGAATATGGTGCCATGATCATGTCTGTCAAAATTGTTGATAGTATGGACGCGGCAATTCAACATATCCATCAATACGGTTCCGGACACACTGAATCAATTGTAACCACAAATTTGGCAGCTGCAGAGAAGTTTACTACTGAAGTGGATTCCGCTGCTGTCATCGTTAATGCCAGCACTCGGTTTAACGATGGGGGTGAGTTTGGTTTAGGGGCTGAAATTGGTATAAGCACCGACAAATTTCATGCGCGTGGCCCCTGTGGCTTAAATGAATTGACTAGTTACAAATATGTTGCCCATGGAGCAGGGCAGATCAAACAATAG
- a CDS encoding Crp/Fnr family transcriptional regulator encodes MVKVLPVEQLINECVLFQSVTPEEMDVLLHASEREDFPEGARILDEGNSTRYLWVIQSGTCEVRKRLSNGNEQVLTQLSPFSIFGEMSFFKPAPHSASVVALTDVEVFRIPGREFDQMLKDGVSGAQKVVLNTVRIMSDRLRMMDEWTAEMVQSTGSRSKNAEWHDFRSKLYSDWQF; translated from the coding sequence GTGGTTAAAGTGTTACCAGTTGAGCAGTTAATCAATGAGTGTGTCCTATTCCAGTCAGTGACGCCGGAAGAAATGGATGTCTTACTCCATGCTTCTGAACGTGAAGACTTTCCCGAAGGGGCTCGCATTCTTGATGAGGGAAACTCGACGCGTTATCTCTGGGTTATTCAGAGCGGCACATGCGAAGTACGAAAAAGACTTTCCAACGGCAACGAGCAGGTTTTGACTCAATTAAGCCCCTTTTCGATTTTTGGTGAAATGTCATTTTTTAAACCAGCACCTCATTCGGCAAGTGTTGTCGCATTAACGGATGTGGAAGTCTTTCGTATCCCAGGTCGTGAGTTTGATCAAATGTTGAAAGATGGTGTGTCAGGCGCGCAAAAAGTAGTCTTGAATACCGTTCGAATCATGTCAGATCGGCTTAGAATGATGGATGAATGGACAGCGGAAATGGTCCAGAGCACCGGTTCTCGCTCCAAGAATGCGGAATGGCACGATTTCCGATCCAAGCTTTATTCTGACTGGCAATTCTAG
- a CDS encoding Glu/Leu/Phe/Val family dehydrogenase gives MGSYETACRYFDQASRQVGLSRNMQELLRTPEREVKVEVAIERDNGEIATYIGYRIQHDSSRGPMKGGLRFHHEVDADEVLALASLMTWKTALVNIPYGGAKGGISVDVSQLSQGELERVTRKFVDKVYDVIGPSKDIPAPDMGTNAQVMAWIMNQFEKYRGFNPACVTGKPLELHGADGREEATGRGVAMITRETLDRLKIDVTGVTVAIQGFGNVGSFAAHFLNEFGAKVVAVSDASGGVYKADGLNIPQLIEYSKDTGAVRGFPETEAISNEELLTSNVTVLIPAALGGVLTKEIARDTRAKCIIEAANNPTEPEADEIFEKNDVVVVPDILANAGGVTVSYFEWVQNRQHFSWEKSRVRSELDRIMSDSFELVWKIATDKKVSLRVAAYILGIGRVGRATVLGGI, from the coding sequence ATGGGTTCTTATGAAACAGCATGTCGTTATTTCGATCAGGCTTCACGTCAAGTCGGCTTGTCGCGCAATATGCAGGAATTATTGCGAACTCCGGAACGCGAGGTCAAAGTGGAAGTCGCAATCGAACGTGATAACGGTGAGATCGCAACTTATATCGGATATCGCATACAGCATGACAGTTCCAGAGGGCCGATGAAAGGAGGACTCCGTTTTCATCATGAAGTTGATGCCGATGAAGTACTGGCACTCGCCTCCTTGATGACCTGGAAGACCGCTTTAGTCAATATTCCCTATGGCGGAGCGAAAGGGGGGATTTCTGTGGATGTGAGCCAACTGTCACAAGGTGAGCTGGAACGGGTTACGCGTAAATTTGTTGACAAAGTTTACGATGTGATTGGGCCTTCCAAAGATATTCCTGCTCCTGATATGGGAACGAATGCGCAAGTGATGGCCTGGATAATGAATCAGTTTGAAAAATACCGGGGGTTCAATCCCGCATGCGTGACAGGGAAACCATTGGAATTGCATGGTGCTGATGGCCGTGAAGAAGCGACCGGCCGAGGCGTGGCTATGATTACCCGTGAGACATTGGATCGATTAAAAATTGATGTGACAGGTGTGACGGTTGCTATTCAGGGGTTTGGAAATGTGGGTAGCTTTGCCGCTCATTTTCTCAACGAATTCGGGGCGAAAGTTGTTGCGGTCTCCGATGCGAGTGGAGGAGTCTATAAGGCGGATGGACTGAATATTCCCCAATTAATCGAGTATTCCAAGGATACGGGGGCAGTCAGGGGTTTTCCGGAAACTGAGGCAATTTCTAATGAAGAATTGTTAACTTCGAACGTCACTGTATTAATTCCTGCTGCATTGGGAGGCGTACTGACGAAGGAAATTGCCAGAGATACGAGAGCGAAATGCATTATCGAGGCTGCCAATAATCCGACGGAGCCAGAAGCCGATGAAATTTTTGAGAAAAACGATGTGGTGGTCGTTCCTGATATCCTGGCAAACGCCGGTGGCGTCACCGTTAGCTACTTTGAATGGGTTCAGAATCGACAGCATTTTAGCTGGGAAAAATCTCGCGTTCGTTCCGAGTTAGATCGTATTATGAGTGACAGCTTTGAATTAGTTTGGAAAATCGCGACAGATAAAAAAGTCTCTTTACGTGTTGCCGCCTATATTCTGGGCATTGGTCGGGTTGGTCGGGCAACTGTTTTAGGGGGGATCTAA
- a CDS encoding M20/M25/M40 family metallo-hydrolase, whose protein sequence is MSTQNRATTVKVNQKQALQLVTNLMRIPGKSGEEGKIAAEIVERLQKAGLPRKLISFDTANKKSPIGGESGNLIVKLPGTRKGPRRALMAHMDTVPLCVGAEPVKRGNLIHSKSSQTALGADDRSGCSVILNALLTILTENLSHPPLTFCWMVQEEIGLVGVKHLATSKLGKPKMCFNWDGKLVDQVCIGATGDSGMLIRIEGVASHAGAHPERGVSAAVIAGKAIEDLSENGWHGLVIKGRNTGSSNIGVLSGGAATNVVMPELTIKAEARSHNPRFRQKILDEFKKAFQRSVKSVKNSDGQRGTVSFESHLKYESFRLSENEPVVQTAKHAIEKIGGLPELSIGNGGLDANWMVAHGFPTVTLGCGQQDIHTTEETLMIDEYLKACQIGLLLATATESD, encoded by the coding sequence ATGAGCACTCAAAACAGAGCAACAACGGTTAAAGTCAACCAGAAACAGGCATTACAGCTTGTAACTAACTTAATGCGCATTCCGGGTAAAAGTGGCGAAGAAGGAAAAATTGCAGCAGAAATCGTAGAGCGGCTGCAAAAAGCAGGACTGCCCCGAAAATTGATCTCGTTCGATACCGCAAACAAGAAAAGCCCCATTGGTGGTGAATCGGGAAATTTAATTGTGAAACTTCCCGGAACGCGAAAAGGCCCCAGGCGCGCACTGATGGCACACATGGATACGGTTCCACTCTGTGTCGGAGCGGAACCGGTCAAAAGAGGAAATCTGATTCATTCTAAAAGTAGCCAGACTGCTCTGGGGGCTGACGACCGCTCTGGCTGCAGCGTCATTTTAAACGCCTTGCTTACGATTCTCACTGAGAATCTCTCGCATCCTCCCTTGACATTCTGCTGGATGGTGCAGGAAGAAATTGGGCTGGTTGGTGTGAAACATTTAGCGACCAGTAAGCTGGGAAAGCCCAAAATGTGCTTTAACTGGGATGGGAAACTGGTTGATCAGGTTTGTATTGGAGCGACTGGCGACTCTGGAATGTTAATTCGCATTGAAGGCGTCGCCAGTCATGCAGGCGCTCATCCGGAACGGGGAGTCAGTGCCGCCGTTATTGCGGGAAAGGCCATCGAAGATCTCTCAGAGAATGGTTGGCATGGACTGGTCATCAAAGGTAGGAATACAGGTTCCAGTAATATCGGTGTTCTTTCTGGAGGCGCTGCCACAAATGTCGTCATGCCTGAACTGACAATTAAGGCAGAAGCCCGGAGCCATAACCCACGCTTCCGACAAAAGATCCTTGATGAATTTAAAAAAGCCTTCCAACGGTCTGTAAAGTCAGTAAAAAACAGTGATGGTCAGCGAGGGACGGTCTCCTTCGAATCCCATTTGAAATATGAGTCCTTTCGTCTTAGTGAAAATGAGCCTGTCGTTCAAACAGCAAAGCATGCCATAGAAAAGATAGGAGGGCTACCCGAGTTAAGTATTGGTAATGGAGGTTTGGATGCCAACTGGATGGTCGCACATGGATTTCCTACAGTGACTCTAGGCTGTGGCCAACAGGATATTCACACCACAGAAGAAACGTTGATGATTGATGAATATCTCAAAGCCTGTCAGATTGGACTGCTTCTCGCCACGGCAACTGAATCAGACTGA
- a CDS encoding polyprenyl synthetase family protein, with amino-acid sequence MSHKFLSFKDRWSHLQSLVNRQLSESLDLSTDCPPILKEAMSYSLSAGGKRLRPILVLLSCEACGGELEAALPAACAIEMVHTYSLIHDDLPAMDNDDLRRGMPTNHIKFGEANAILAGDALLTLAFEIMASQIKVNSCAAECCADLANAAGAIGMVGGQVADLESEHLNNSTLETLEAIHRRKTGRLICSALTIGARIGGAEMTILRKLEEYGTYIGLAFQITDDLLDLTGDAEKMGKGVRKDAKHGKLTYPSLIGVEESRQRAQNLIDEACLSIAPLGSHGQRLEELAHFVLERDH; translated from the coding sequence ATGAGTCATAAATTCCTTTCTTTTAAAGACAGATGGAGCCATCTTCAAAGCCTGGTAAATCGCCAATTATCAGAGTCACTTGACCTTTCAACGGATTGCCCCCCCATTCTCAAAGAGGCAATGTCTTACAGCTTGTCAGCTGGCGGAAAACGACTTCGCCCCATTTTGGTGCTGCTCAGTTGTGAAGCATGTGGAGGAGAATTGGAGGCAGCCTTACCAGCCGCCTGTGCCATCGAAATGGTGCACACATACTCTCTCATCCATGACGATCTGCCAGCCATGGATAACGATGATTTGCGTAGAGGAATGCCGACGAACCATATCAAATTCGGTGAAGCGAATGCCATCCTGGCAGGAGATGCGTTATTAACTCTTGCTTTTGAAATTATGGCAAGTCAAATTAAGGTAAACTCTTGTGCTGCAGAATGTTGTGCTGATTTAGCGAATGCAGCAGGTGCGATAGGAATGGTAGGAGGCCAGGTCGCAGATTTAGAATCCGAGCATCTAAACAATTCTACATTGGAAACATTAGAGGCCATTCATCGACGAAAAACGGGGAGACTCATTTGTAGTGCACTCACAATTGGAGCCCGAATCGGTGGTGCGGAGATGACAATACTGCGAAAACTGGAAGAATACGGCACTTACATAGGATTGGCATTTCAAATTACCGATGATCTACTTGATTTAACCGGTGATGCAGAAAAAATGGGAAAAGGCGTGCGAAAAGACGCTAAACACGGTAAATTAACCTACCCATCCCTGATTGGCGTTGAAGAAAGTCGCCAACGAGCACAAAATTTGATTGATGAAGCGTGCCTCTCGATCGCCCCACTTGGGAGCCACGGCCAAAGATTGGAAGAACTGGCCCATTTTGTACTAGAACGAGACCATTGA
- the dxs gene encoding 1-deoxy-D-xylulose-5-phosphate synthase, producing the protein MKIEILPRINSPLDMKTLSGSELETLAAEIREVLCTVVEDRSAHFASNLGVVELCIALHMAYDFTQDRLIWDTGHQIYPHKLITGRYSQISTIRRKGGLMGYPNPEESDYDLFMTGHAGASVSTVLGMKAGDDLAGESNRKSVAVIGDGALPSGVVFEAMNNAAGLNKDVLVILNDNKMGICPRVGGLAKYLDKARVAPFYNGLKRDVSWLLNKVPVVGESMEHTLGSFKEAVKGFLHGGMLFEEMGFRYIGPVDGHNIEELSGYLQMIKNIKGPVLLHVLTEKGHGFEPATNDPVSFHAPAPFQRNEENEIVPIEKPGSSSPKSFTDVVSNSVFQAMTDNERVVVLTAAMCTGNKLGKIRDGFPDRFFDTGICEAHAVAFAGGMAKAGLRPIVDIYSTFLQRGFDHIFQEVALQNLPVTFCMDRAGIAGEDGPTHHGAFDNSYMRCFPNLVLMSPGDAQDVEPMLEFSLKHAGPTSIRYPKAAADSVERKVAPVELGKSEVYVWGKDGMLIAFGSLFTNCIQAAEKLREEGHDIGVINARFAKPLDVDVIHRAIRESGFVITVEEATLCGGFGSAVLESANDAGLNTSHLRRLGIPDRFIEHGNRNELLVDLGLDVAGIIATSRDMVQQTNVAVNE; encoded by the coding sequence ATGAAGATCGAAATTCTACCGCGCATCAACTCACCGCTGGATATGAAAACATTGTCGGGGAGTGAACTCGAAACACTGGCAGCAGAAATCCGCGAGGTTCTGTGCACGGTCGTCGAAGACCGATCCGCTCACTTTGCGAGTAACCTGGGAGTCGTTGAACTTTGTATTGCTCTCCACATGGCGTATGACTTTACCCAGGACCGGCTCATCTGGGATACAGGGCATCAAATCTACCCCCACAAATTAATCACAGGCCGCTACTCGCAAATTTCAACGATCCGCCGCAAAGGCGGTTTGATGGGCTACCCGAATCCGGAAGAGAGTGATTATGACCTGTTTATGACAGGACATGCTGGCGCCAGCGTTTCGACGGTGCTTGGAATGAAAGCCGGTGATGATCTGGCTGGTGAATCGAACCGCAAATCCGTGGCTGTGATTGGCGATGGAGCACTGCCTTCCGGTGTCGTCTTCGAGGCAATGAACAATGCCGCTGGCTTGAATAAAGATGTCCTCGTGATCCTTAACGATAATAAAATGGGAATCTGCCCACGTGTCGGAGGCTTAGCGAAATATCTCGATAAGGCCCGTGTGGCTCCGTTTTACAATGGTTTAAAACGAGATGTCTCATGGCTACTGAATAAAGTCCCGGTTGTCGGCGAATCAATGGAACATACACTGGGCAGTTTCAAGGAAGCCGTCAAAGGTTTCCTGCACGGTGGCATGCTGTTTGAAGAAATGGGTTTTCGCTATATCGGGCCGGTAGATGGACATAACATTGAAGAGTTATCCGGTTATCTGCAGATGATCAAAAACATCAAAGGGCCTGTTTTATTGCACGTCTTAACGGAAAAAGGACATGGCTTTGAGCCCGCCACCAATGATCCGGTCTCCTTTCATGCCCCGGCTCCGTTCCAGCGTAATGAAGAAAACGAAATCGTTCCCATTGAAAAGCCGGGCAGTAGCTCTCCCAAATCATTTACGGATGTCGTAAGTAATTCCGTCTTTCAGGCAATGACTGACAATGAGCGTGTAGTTGTTCTCACCGCAGCGATGTGTACTGGAAACAAACTAGGCAAGATTCGGGATGGATTCCCTGACCGATTTTTTGATACGGGAATTTGTGAAGCGCACGCGGTTGCTTTTGCAGGCGGTATGGCCAAAGCAGGACTCCGACCGATTGTTGATATTTACAGCACGTTCCTGCAGCGCGGCTTCGATCATATCTTTCAGGAAGTGGCGTTGCAAAACCTCCCAGTTACATTCTGCATGGACCGAGCCGGAATCGCCGGCGAAGACGGTCCGACTCATCATGGGGCATTTGATAACAGCTACATGAGGTGCTTTCCGAATCTTGTTTTGATGTCCCCCGGAGATGCACAGGATGTCGAACCGATGCTTGAATTTTCTTTGAAGCATGCCGGGCCAACTTCGATTCGATACCCCAAAGCGGCCGCTGACTCTGTCGAGCGGAAGGTCGCTCCAGTCGAACTCGGTAAATCAGAAGTCTATGTCTGGGGCAAAGATGGAATGCTGATTGCATTTGGCTCCCTGTTCACCAATTGTATTCAGGCAGCGGAAAAACTCCGGGAAGAAGGACATGATATTGGCGTGATCAATGCCCGCTTCGCCAAACCATTAGACGTCGACGTCATCCATCGGGCGATTCGAGAATCGGGCTTTGTGATTACGGTTGAAGAAGCTACACTTTGTGGCGGTTTTGGTTCAGCAGTTTTGGAATCTGCCAATGATGCGGGGCTTAACACGAGTCATCTCAGAAGACTTGGGATTCCTGATCGTTTTATTGAACATGGGAATCGTAACGAACTACTGGTTGACCTGGGACTGGATGTTGCCGGAATTATCGCAACATCACGTGATATGGTTCAGCAAACAAATGTCGCAGTAAACGAATAA